One segment of Anastrepha obliqua isolate idAnaObli1 chromosome 3, idAnaObli1_1.0, whole genome shotgun sequence DNA contains the following:
- the LOC129240988 gene encoding cohesin subunit SA-1 isoform X2, which produces MMARRGGKRIRMNDPPPEYEEHGEALNESTSDGDSPMKRMTRLRARGGVRDKPPIIDDDEDDFFAPVVRKRKQPGQRKPQGERRERVERPRKEHIEKEQERVDMERDVTTDENSLYYIVRHSKSAIASIVDDWIEKYKQNRDSALIALMQFFINASGCKGKISEDMPHPMEHTAVIRKMTEEFDEESGEYPLIMPGQQWKKFKMNFCDFVQTLVKQCQYSIIYDQFLMDNVISLLTGLSDSQVRAFRHTATLAAMKLMTALVDVALLVSNNFENAAKQYEAERVKSRDRRASDRLESLMTKRAELEENMDEIKNMLTYMFKSVFVHRYRDTLPDIRAICMAEIGVWMENYPQNFLDDSYLKYIGWTLHDKVGEVRLRCLQALLPLYDKEELKGKLELFTSKFKDRIVAMTLDKEFEVAVHAVKLVISILKIHPDILADKDCEIVYELVYSSHRGVAQAAAEFLNVRLFHLTADMEETKTRRGKIRLPNTPLIRDLVQFFIESELHEHGAYLVDSFIDNNAMVKDWECMTDLLIEEPGLNEEVLDNKQESTLIEIMVSSVKQSATGEAPVGRASNRKITLSSKELKAIQDEKVRLTEHFIITLPPLLEKYQADSEKLANLLAVPQYFELDIYTTNRQESNLQALLDKMSYIMSVHTDREVLETCAKTLEYLCSEGSATYTRCDVARSNIIDTAVNKYKDAIDDWRNLIAGEELPNEDEIYNVTISLKVISILYASHNLNPWNLFESVFQDVEECQSRENSERTLPNEALIYCIEACYFSISWGLYFVENQCESSNIAMVCTELRDNFIKYMSACLELTRDGPTEQIQESAYQSICDLLIVFSDKLSKSDNEYIRALEYKSTLDEQLILNNFVQHYVFTIKQEDETRIEELHKKRNFLASFCKLIVYNIIPTKSAAGMFKHYVKCYNEYGDIIKATLGKAREINKINFALTLLLSLIAVFKELQQQSENGLISKNSHDFSDLKELAKRFALTFGFDAIKNREPVIALHRAGILFAVGDIPEDPVAAPTRLLFLEVLNEFNNKLLKQDKKVILSFLDRRISPGMPSSRAEEWQPLVLYRNSLLHGETDQAPLAKRAYTRKRREHDDEDDEDEYEEDHNDA; this is translated from the exons ATGATGGCGAGGCGGGGTGGAAAGCGAATTCGGATGAATGACCCACCTCCAGAATATGAAGAACATGG GGAAGCGTTAAATGAAAGTACATCGGATGGCGATAGCCCTATGAAACGAATGACCCGACTCCGTGCTCGGGGAGGAGTGCGTGACAAACCGCCAATCATCGATGACGATGAAGACGATTTTTTTGCACCTGTGGTGCGCAAACGAAAACAGCCAGGGCAGCGGAAACCGCAAGGGGAACGTCGTGAGCGCGTGGAAAGACCACGAAAGGAGCACATTGAAAAGGAACAGGAGAGGGTTGATATGGAGAGAGATGTAACTACGGATGAGAACAGTTTGTACTATATTGTACGGCATTCCAAGTCGGCAATAGCG AGTATTGTTGATGATTGGattgaaaaatacaaacaaaatcgtGATTCTGCCCTAATTGCtctaatgcaatttttcataaatgcaAGTGGTTGCAAGGGTAAAATATCTGAAGATATGCCACATCCAATGGAACACACCGCTGTTATTCGCAAAATGACTGAAGAATTTGATGAG GAGAGCGGTGAATATCCATTAATAATGCCTGGtcaacaatggaaaaaattcaaaatgaatttttgcgATTTTGTCCAAACTCTGGTGAAGCAGTGCCAATATTCTATTATATATGATCAGTTCCTTATGGACAATGTAATATCACTTTTAACGGGTCTTTCTGATTCACAAGTGCGTGCTTTCCGTCATACCGCAACTTTGGCAGCTATGAAATTGATGACAGCTTTGGTGGATGTAGCTTTGCTAgtctcaaataattttgaaaatgccgCAAAACAATACGAAGCTGAACGAGTTAAG TCACGAGACCGCCGTGCATCGGACCGGCTCGAGTCTTTGATGACAAAGCGTGCTGAGCTTGAGGAGAACATGGACGAAATTAAGAATATGTTAACTTACATGTTTAAATCCGTTTTCGTACATCGATACAG ggACACATTACCGGATATACGTGCAATTTGTATGGCTGAAATCGGTGTCTGGATGGAAAATTATCCTCAAAATTTTCTTGACGACTCATACCTAAAGTATATTGGATGGACATTACATGACAAAGTCGGCGAGGTTCGGCTTCGTTGCCTACAGGCGCTTCTACCATTGTACGATAAAGAAGAACTAAAAGGGAAATTGGAGCTGTTTACATCAAAATTCAAAGATCGTATTGTTGCCATGACTTTAGATAAAGAGTTTGAGGTTGCGGTACACGCCGTTAAATTGGTCATCagcatcttaaa gaTACACCCTGACATATTGGCTGATAAAGATTGTGAAATAGTGTATGAACTGGTATACTCATCGCATCGCGGCGTCGCGCAAGCTGCGGCTGAGTTTTTAAATGTACGGCTCTTTCATTTAACTGCCGATATGGAAGAGACTAAAACGAGACGCGGTAAAATACGCCTCCCAAATACACCTCTAATACGGGACTTAGTGCAGTTTTTTATTGAATCGGAACTGCATGAACATGGTGCCTACCTGGTAGACTCTTTCATAGACAATAATGCCATGGTCAAAGATTGGGAATGCATGACTGATCTACTTATCGAGGAGCCGGGCCTCAACGAAGAGGTGCTTGATAATAAACAGGAGTCAACTCTTATCGAAATAATGGTCAGCAGCGTAAAGCAGTCAGCGACAGGTGAGGCGCCCGTAGGACGTGCGAGTAATCGTAAAATAACATTAAGTTCAAAAGAGCTGAAAGCAATACAGGATGAAAAAGTTAGATTGACTGAACATTTCATTATAACACTTCCTCCTTTACTGGAGAAATATCAAGCGGATAGTGAGAAGTTAGCTAACTTATTAGCGGTGCCGCAGTATTTTGAACTAGATATATATACTACAAATCGGCAGGAATCGAACTTGCAGGCTTTGTTAGATAAAATGAGTTACATAATGTCTGTACATACGGATCGAGAAGTACTTGAGACCTGCGCTAAAACACTTGAGTACTTATGCAGTGAAGGAAGCGCCACTTATACCCGCTGTGATGTAGCACGGTCGAATATTATCGACACTGCGGTTAATAAATATAAGGATGCCATTGATGACTGGCGGAACTTGATTGCCG GTGAAGAACTGCCCAATGAAGATGAAATCTACAATGTAACAATATCGCTCAAAGTGATATCTATTCTCTACGCTTCTCATAATCTTAATCCTTGGAATTTATTCGAATCAGTCTTCCAAGATGTGGAAGAGTGTCAGTCAAGAGAGAACTCTGAACGTACTTTACCCAACGAAGCTTTGATCTATTGTATTGAAGCGTGCTACTTTTCGATAAGTTGGGGATTGTACTTTGTTGAAAATCAATGCGAAAGTAGTAACATTGCTATGGTATGCACTGAATTGCGTGATAACTTCATCAAATATATGTCTGCTTGCCTTGAACTAACACGTGACGGGCCAACGGAACAAATTCAAGAGTCG GCTTATCAGTCGATATGTGATCTTTTGATTGTCTTTTCGGATAAACTTTCGAAAAGTGACAACGAATATATACGCGCTTTGGAGTATAAGTCAACGCTGGACGAACAATTAATTCTAAATAACTTCGTGCAGCATTACGTTTTTACAATCAAACAAGAAG ACGAGACACGAATTGAGGAATTGCACAAAAAACGTAACTTCTTGGCTTCATTTTGCAAACTTATCGTTTACAATATTATACCCACAAAAAGTGCAGCCGGCATGTTTAAACATTACGTTAAG TGTTATAATGAGTATGGCGACATAATTAAAGCCACACTTGGAAAGGCgcgggaaataaataaaattaatttcgcctTGACCTTGCTCCTCAGTTTGATTGCAGTTTTCAAAGAATTACAGCAACAGTCTGAGAACGGCTTAATTTCCAAAAACTCCCATGATTTCTCTGATCTAAAGGAATTGGCTAAACGATTTGCGCTGACTTTTGGTTTTGATGCCATTAAAAATCGTGAACCGGTCATTGCCCTACATCGAGCTGGCATACTCTTTGCTGTCGGCGATATACCCGAAGACCCAGTAGCGGCACCAACACGTCTCTTATTCCTTGAAGTTTTAAATGAATTcaacaacaaattattaaagCAAGATAAAAAGGTGATATTGAGCTTCCTCGATCGACGGATATCGCCGGGTATGCCATCGAGCAGAGCAGAAGAGTGGCAACCCCTTGTACTGTATCGAAATTCGCTACTACACGGCGAAACCGATCAAGCGCCATTAGCGAAGCGGGCTTACACGCGGAAACGAAGGGAAcatg ATGACGAGGACGATGAAGATGAATATGAAGAAGACCACAATGATGCCTAA
- the LOC129240988 gene encoding cohesin subunit SA-1 isoform X1 produces the protein MMARRGGKRIRMNDPPPEYEEHGEALNESTSDGDSPMKRMTRLRARGGVRDKPPIIDDDEDDFFAPVVRKRKQPGQRKPQGERRERVERPRKEHIEKEQERVDMERDVTTDENSLYYIVRHSKSAIASIVDDWIEKYKQNRDSALIALMQFFINASGCKGKISEDMPHPMEHTAVIRKMTEEFDEESGEYPLIMPGQQWKKFKMNFCDFVQTLVKQCQYSIIYDQFLMDNVISLLTGLSDSQVRAFRHTATLAAMKLMTALVDVALLVSNNFENAAKQYEAERVKSRDRRASDRLESLMTKRAELEENMDEIKNMLTYMFKSVFVHRYRDTLPDIRAICMAEIGVWMENYPQNFLDDSYLKYIGWTLHDKVGEVRLRCLQALLPLYDKEELKGKLELFTSKFKDRIVAMTLDKEFEVAVHAVKLVISILKIHPDILADKDCEIVYELVYSSHRGVAQAAAEFLNVRLFHLTADMEETKTRRGKIRLPNTPLIRDLVQFFIESELHEHGAYLVDSFIDNNAMVKDWECMTDLLIEEPGLNEEVLDNKQESTLIEIMVSSVKQSATGEAPVGRASNRKITLSSKELKAIQDEKVRLTEHFIITLPPLLEKYQADSEKLANLLAVPQYFELDIYTTNRQESNLQALLDKMSYIMSVHTDREVLETCAKTLEYLCSEGSATYTRCDVARSNIIDTAVNKYKDAIDDWRNLIAGEELPNEDEIYNVTISLKVISILYASHNLNPWNLFESVFQDVEECQSRENSERTLPNEALIYCIEACYFSISWGLYFVENQCESSNIAMVCTELRDNFIKYMSACLELTRDGPTEQIQESAYQSICDLLIVFSDKLSKSDNEYIRALEYKSTLDEQLILNNFVQHYVFTIKQEVVQDETRIEELHKKRNFLASFCKLIVYNIIPTKSAAGMFKHYVKCYNEYGDIIKATLGKAREINKINFALTLLLSLIAVFKELQQQSENGLISKNSHDFSDLKELAKRFALTFGFDAIKNREPVIALHRAGILFAVGDIPEDPVAAPTRLLFLEVLNEFNNKLLKQDKKVILSFLDRRISPGMPSSRAEEWQPLVLYRNSLLHGETDQAPLAKRAYTRKRREHDDEDDEDEYEEDHNDA, from the exons ATGATGGCGAGGCGGGGTGGAAAGCGAATTCGGATGAATGACCCACCTCCAGAATATGAAGAACATGG GGAAGCGTTAAATGAAAGTACATCGGATGGCGATAGCCCTATGAAACGAATGACCCGACTCCGTGCTCGGGGAGGAGTGCGTGACAAACCGCCAATCATCGATGACGATGAAGACGATTTTTTTGCACCTGTGGTGCGCAAACGAAAACAGCCAGGGCAGCGGAAACCGCAAGGGGAACGTCGTGAGCGCGTGGAAAGACCACGAAAGGAGCACATTGAAAAGGAACAGGAGAGGGTTGATATGGAGAGAGATGTAACTACGGATGAGAACAGTTTGTACTATATTGTACGGCATTCCAAGTCGGCAATAGCG AGTATTGTTGATGATTGGattgaaaaatacaaacaaaatcgtGATTCTGCCCTAATTGCtctaatgcaatttttcataaatgcaAGTGGTTGCAAGGGTAAAATATCTGAAGATATGCCACATCCAATGGAACACACCGCTGTTATTCGCAAAATGACTGAAGAATTTGATGAG GAGAGCGGTGAATATCCATTAATAATGCCTGGtcaacaatggaaaaaattcaaaatgaatttttgcgATTTTGTCCAAACTCTGGTGAAGCAGTGCCAATATTCTATTATATATGATCAGTTCCTTATGGACAATGTAATATCACTTTTAACGGGTCTTTCTGATTCACAAGTGCGTGCTTTCCGTCATACCGCAACTTTGGCAGCTATGAAATTGATGACAGCTTTGGTGGATGTAGCTTTGCTAgtctcaaataattttgaaaatgccgCAAAACAATACGAAGCTGAACGAGTTAAG TCACGAGACCGCCGTGCATCGGACCGGCTCGAGTCTTTGATGACAAAGCGTGCTGAGCTTGAGGAGAACATGGACGAAATTAAGAATATGTTAACTTACATGTTTAAATCCGTTTTCGTACATCGATACAG ggACACATTACCGGATATACGTGCAATTTGTATGGCTGAAATCGGTGTCTGGATGGAAAATTATCCTCAAAATTTTCTTGACGACTCATACCTAAAGTATATTGGATGGACATTACATGACAAAGTCGGCGAGGTTCGGCTTCGTTGCCTACAGGCGCTTCTACCATTGTACGATAAAGAAGAACTAAAAGGGAAATTGGAGCTGTTTACATCAAAATTCAAAGATCGTATTGTTGCCATGACTTTAGATAAAGAGTTTGAGGTTGCGGTACACGCCGTTAAATTGGTCATCagcatcttaaa gaTACACCCTGACATATTGGCTGATAAAGATTGTGAAATAGTGTATGAACTGGTATACTCATCGCATCGCGGCGTCGCGCAAGCTGCGGCTGAGTTTTTAAATGTACGGCTCTTTCATTTAACTGCCGATATGGAAGAGACTAAAACGAGACGCGGTAAAATACGCCTCCCAAATACACCTCTAATACGGGACTTAGTGCAGTTTTTTATTGAATCGGAACTGCATGAACATGGTGCCTACCTGGTAGACTCTTTCATAGACAATAATGCCATGGTCAAAGATTGGGAATGCATGACTGATCTACTTATCGAGGAGCCGGGCCTCAACGAAGAGGTGCTTGATAATAAACAGGAGTCAACTCTTATCGAAATAATGGTCAGCAGCGTAAAGCAGTCAGCGACAGGTGAGGCGCCCGTAGGACGTGCGAGTAATCGTAAAATAACATTAAGTTCAAAAGAGCTGAAAGCAATACAGGATGAAAAAGTTAGATTGACTGAACATTTCATTATAACACTTCCTCCTTTACTGGAGAAATATCAAGCGGATAGTGAGAAGTTAGCTAACTTATTAGCGGTGCCGCAGTATTTTGAACTAGATATATATACTACAAATCGGCAGGAATCGAACTTGCAGGCTTTGTTAGATAAAATGAGTTACATAATGTCTGTACATACGGATCGAGAAGTACTTGAGACCTGCGCTAAAACACTTGAGTACTTATGCAGTGAAGGAAGCGCCACTTATACCCGCTGTGATGTAGCACGGTCGAATATTATCGACACTGCGGTTAATAAATATAAGGATGCCATTGATGACTGGCGGAACTTGATTGCCG GTGAAGAACTGCCCAATGAAGATGAAATCTACAATGTAACAATATCGCTCAAAGTGATATCTATTCTCTACGCTTCTCATAATCTTAATCCTTGGAATTTATTCGAATCAGTCTTCCAAGATGTGGAAGAGTGTCAGTCAAGAGAGAACTCTGAACGTACTTTACCCAACGAAGCTTTGATCTATTGTATTGAAGCGTGCTACTTTTCGATAAGTTGGGGATTGTACTTTGTTGAAAATCAATGCGAAAGTAGTAACATTGCTATGGTATGCACTGAATTGCGTGATAACTTCATCAAATATATGTCTGCTTGCCTTGAACTAACACGTGACGGGCCAACGGAACAAATTCAAGAGTCG GCTTATCAGTCGATATGTGATCTTTTGATTGTCTTTTCGGATAAACTTTCGAAAAGTGACAACGAATATATACGCGCTTTGGAGTATAAGTCAACGCTGGACGAACAATTAATTCTAAATAACTTCGTGCAGCATTACGTTTTTACAATCAAACAAGAAG TTGTTCAAGACGAGACACGAATTGAGGAATTGCACAAAAAACGTAACTTCTTGGCTTCATTTTGCAAACTTATCGTTTACAATATTATACCCACAAAAAGTGCAGCCGGCATGTTTAAACATTACGTTAAG TGTTATAATGAGTATGGCGACATAATTAAAGCCACACTTGGAAAGGCgcgggaaataaataaaattaatttcgcctTGACCTTGCTCCTCAGTTTGATTGCAGTTTTCAAAGAATTACAGCAACAGTCTGAGAACGGCTTAATTTCCAAAAACTCCCATGATTTCTCTGATCTAAAGGAATTGGCTAAACGATTTGCGCTGACTTTTGGTTTTGATGCCATTAAAAATCGTGAACCGGTCATTGCCCTACATCGAGCTGGCATACTCTTTGCTGTCGGCGATATACCCGAAGACCCAGTAGCGGCACCAACACGTCTCTTATTCCTTGAAGTTTTAAATGAATTcaacaacaaattattaaagCAAGATAAAAAGGTGATATTGAGCTTCCTCGATCGACGGATATCGCCGGGTATGCCATCGAGCAGAGCAGAAGAGTGGCAACCCCTTGTACTGTATCGAAATTCGCTACTACACGGCGAAACCGATCAAGCGCCATTAGCGAAGCGGGCTTACACGCGGAAACGAAGGGAAcatg ATGACGAGGACGATGAAGATGAATATGAAGAAGACCACAATGATGCCTAA